A DNA window from Panulirus ornatus isolate Po-2019 unplaced genomic scaffold, ASM3632096v1 CTG_5113_pilon, whole genome shotgun sequence contains the following coding sequences:
- the LOC139748495 gene encoding uncharacterized protein yields the protein MYCWTDSKVALSWIKGDPNRWKTFVANRVTEIQSLIPPVQWKHIPGKDNPADLISRGAFAEDLISCTSWLNGPAWLSEHLTPMQQDEVPAALPIVEEVFPDSPVTCLVSEHPSVGIDYARSGHFTKAIKFHTQM from the exons atgtactgctggactgattctaaagtagcattgtcatggataaagggagaccctaatagatggaagacttttgtagcgaatagagtaactgagattcagagtttaatccccccagttcagtggaagcatattcctggtaaagataatccagcagaccttatttccagaggtgcctttgctgaagacttaatttcctgtacctcgtggctgaatggtcctgcttggctctctgaacacttgactcccatgcaacaggatgaggtaccagcagcactgcccattgtagaggaggtattcccagacagcccagtgacatgcttagtgtccgagcatccatcagtagggattgactacgcccgctccggtcattttacaaaagctattaa gtttcatacccagatgtaa